One Actinomyces marmotae DNA window includes the following coding sequences:
- a CDS encoding TIGR04053 family radical SAM/SPASM domain-containing protein, with protein sequence MTPSPTAPARRPSARPVRVQRHDPAQRPMLVTWEATRACALACRHCRAEAVPLRSPFELGLDEAKALMDEAAAFGKPAVIFIITGGDCFERPDLAELAAYGTELGLHVALSPSGTDKLTKEALAELQEVGVNVISLSVDGATAATHDSFRGLERTFDRTIAGWEAARELGMKVQINSVVARHNAHELPDIAALVREHGAMTWSGFLLVPTGRGVDLGALDADEVEDVLGAFYDMGEAVPVRTTEGHHFRRVCFQRQVLADRGVPEEEMMRIMGYGPLYRQLRERITELGLDSGPRRRRPPITVSSGSGFVFVSHTGEVTPSGFLEKSAGNVRDSSLTEIYRRSEVFTGVRDPGLLKGRCGACEYKAVCGGSRARAYNTTGDLHAEDASCNYRPGSFPFPDEVAALMSGVGGGSGAGGHEGLKVGEAVHAGH encoded by the coding sequence ATGACGCCGTCGCCCACGGCCCCCGCCCGGCGCCCCTCTGCCCGGCCGGTGCGCGTCCAGCGTCATGATCCCGCCCAGCGCCCGATGCTCGTCACCTGGGAGGCCACCCGCGCCTGCGCCCTGGCCTGCCGCCACTGCCGAGCCGAGGCCGTGCCGCTGCGCAGCCCCTTCGAGTTGGGCCTGGATGAGGCGAAGGCGCTCATGGATGAGGCGGCCGCCTTCGGCAAGCCCGCCGTCATTTTCATCATCACCGGGGGCGACTGCTTCGAGCGGCCGGACCTGGCTGAACTGGCCGCCTACGGGACGGAACTGGGGCTGCATGTGGCGCTCTCGCCGTCGGGGACGGATAAGCTCACCAAGGAGGCGCTCGCCGAACTGCAGGAGGTGGGGGTCAACGTCATCTCCCTGTCCGTCGACGGCGCCACCGCCGCCACTCATGACTCCTTCCGGGGGCTGGAGCGCACCTTCGACCGCACGATCGCCGGCTGGGAGGCGGCCCGCGAGTTGGGAATGAAGGTGCAGATCAACTCCGTGGTGGCGCGCCACAACGCCCATGAGCTGCCGGATATCGCGGCGCTCGTGCGCGAGCACGGGGCGATGACCTGGTCCGGGTTCCTCCTGGTGCCCACGGGGCGCGGCGTCGACTTGGGCGCTCTGGACGCCGATGAGGTGGAGGACGTGCTCGGCGCCTTCTACGACATGGGCGAGGCCGTCCCCGTGCGCACCACCGAGGGGCACCACTTCCGGCGCGTGTGCTTCCAGCGACAGGTCCTCGCCGATCGGGGTGTCCCCGAGGAGGAGATGATGCGGATCATGGGGTACGGGCCCCTGTACCGCCAGTTGCGCGAGCGGATCACCGAACTCGGGCTCGACTCGGGGCCCCGGCGGCGGCGTCCGCCGATCACCGTGAGCTCGGGCAGCGGCTTCGTGTTCGTCTCCCACACAGGGGAGGTGACGCCCTCGGGCTTCCTGGAGAAGAGCGCCGGGAACGTGCGCGACTCCTCCCTGACCGAGATCTACCGCCGCTCCGAGGTGTTCACCGGCGTGCGCGACCCGGGGCTGCTGAAGGGCCGTTGCGGCGCCTGCGAGTACAAGGCCGTGTGCGGCGGCAGTCGGGCGCGCGCCTACAACACGACCGGCGATCTCCACGCGGAAGACGCCTCCTGCAACTACCGCCCCGGCAGCTTCCCCTTCCCCGACGAGGTCGCCGCGCTCATGAGCGGGGTCGGCGGGGGCTCAGGCGCGGGTGGGCATGAGGGCCTCAAGGTCGGCGAGGCTGTTCACGCCGGCCACTGA
- a CDS encoding helicase-associated domain-containing protein — MSGEEEQRREASAPGPATVEDLAARLTGLPDREIAALLLARPDLLSPPSPSFTALAARAAGRTSTDLALAQLDAAAIAVAEGLVGPVAGLVGPAGAADDLAATLADRLSLPLDTVTDRLSQLSRLALTISNRPAPGLAEALAPGTASWPPAAESLTGPSPDSLTIIEPRAIAAESAQRAEEAVRLVTALLREWSREPGPLLRAGGVGVRPLARTAEALGLAPAQAATVIEIAAAAGLLGLDDDGAAWLPAAPALAWLSHDDAPPLPERWAALAAAWASSARAPWLVGSRGEDGALRAVLGDAAEAPWARTLRHRVLRLLAALPDGASATPGFVRATLTAARPRRPIPDGAITAILAEAELLGITGAGALSRAGRALAERESLDAEADPASLGPLEDALAADLPEPVPMLLVQSDLTAIVPGRPVAALAALLERSAVVESRGGALTLRFTPDSVRGALDAGLSATELLDALGAYSPAPLPGALEALVEDAARRHGAIRVRPIASILRVPDPAAAAGLLAEPRLAGLGLDEAAPGIITATASAGQVLRELRAVGLAPVLEDGQGRLIIDGAPGGVAGARGRGAAPEPTRPEHVIASRRRAPASRELAVMVGRMRAGQEALDAAGPAVAASDPVHALAVLRQGQANRSLLRLRLAGPDGEVQDRRVRVRSVEPGRVRLADVARETELTVAVHRIVSVEPLSRD, encoded by the coding sequence ATGAGCGGTGAGGAGGAGCAGCGGCGCGAGGCAAGCGCACCAGGCCCAGCGACGGTGGAGGACCTGGCCGCGCGCCTGACCGGCCTGCCCGACCGAGAGATCGCCGCCCTCCTCCTGGCCCGCCCCGACCTCCTCTCCCCGCCCTCGCCCTCCTTCACCGCGCTCGCGGCCCGCGCCGCCGGGCGGACCAGCACCGATCTCGCCCTCGCCCAGCTCGACGCGGCCGCCATCGCCGTCGCCGAGGGCCTCGTCGGCCCCGTCGCCGGGCTGGTAGGGCCCGCCGGCGCCGCCGATGATCTCGCCGCCACCCTCGCCGACCGCCTCTCCCTGCCCCTCGACACCGTCACCGACCGGCTCTCCCAGCTTTCCCGCCTCGCCCTGACGATCTCGAACCGGCCCGCCCCCGGCCTCGCCGAGGCCCTCGCGCCCGGCACCGCTTCCTGGCCCCCGGCCGCCGAGAGCCTCACCGGCCCCAGCCCCGACTCGCTGACCATCATCGAGCCCCGGGCCATCGCCGCCGAGTCCGCCCAGCGCGCCGAGGAGGCCGTCCGCCTCGTCACCGCGCTCCTGCGCGAGTGGTCGCGCGAGCCCGGCCCCCTCCTGCGCGCCGGCGGCGTCGGCGTGCGCCCCCTGGCCCGCACCGCTGAGGCCCTCGGCCTGGCCCCCGCCCAGGCCGCCACCGTCATCGAGATCGCCGCCGCCGCGGGCCTCCTCGGCCTCGACGACGACGGCGCCGCCTGGCTCCCCGCCGCCCCCGCCCTGGCCTGGCTCTCCCACGACGACGCCCCGCCCCTGCCCGAGCGCTGGGCCGCCCTCGCCGCCGCCTGGGCCTCCAGCGCCCGTGCCCCGTGGCTGGTCGGCAGCCGCGGTGAGGATGGGGCCCTGAGAGCAGTGCTCGGCGACGCCGCCGAGGCCCCCTGGGCCCGCACCCTGCGCCACCGCGTCCTGCGCCTCCTGGCCGCGCTGCCCGACGGCGCCTCCGCCACCCCCGGCTTCGTGCGCGCGACCCTCACCGCGGCCCGCCCCCGCCGCCCCATCCCCGACGGCGCCATCACCGCGATCCTTGCCGAGGCCGAACTTCTGGGGATCACGGGCGCCGGAGCGCTCTCGCGCGCGGGCCGCGCCCTGGCCGAGCGCGAGTCCCTGGACGCCGAGGCGGATCCGGCCTCCCTGGGACCCCTGGAGGACGCGCTGGCCGCCGACCTGCCCGAGCCGGTGCCCATGCTGCTGGTCCAATCCGACCTCACCGCGATCGTCCCGGGCCGCCCCGTCGCGGCGCTCGCCGCCCTGCTGGAGCGCAGCGCCGTCGTCGAATCGCGCGGCGGCGCCCTCACCCTCCGCTTCACCCCCGACTCGGTGCGAGGCGCCCTCGACGCTGGTCTGAGCGCCACCGAGCTCCTCGACGCGCTCGGCGCCTACAGCCCCGCCCCCCTGCCGGGGGCGCTGGAGGCCCTTGTCGAGGACGCCGCCCGCCGCCACGGGGCGATCCGCGTGCGTCCCATCGCCTCGATCCTGCGCGTCCCCGACCCGGCCGCCGCCGCGGGCCTCCTGGCCGAGCCCCGGCTGGCCGGCCTCGGCCTGGACGAGGCCGCCCCCGGGATCATCACCGCGACCGCCAGCGCCGGGCAGGTCCTGCGCGAGCTGCGGGCCGTGGGGCTCGCTCCCGTCCTGGAGGACGGGCAGGGCCGCCTCATCATCGACGGCGCCCCGGGCGGTGTTGCTGGCGCGCGCGGCCGGGGCGCCGCGCCCGAGCCCACCCGGCCGGAACACGTCATCGCCTCCCGGCGCCGCGCCCCCGCCAGCCGGGAGCTCGCCGTCATGGTCGGTAGGATGCGCGCCGGCCAGGAGGCCCTCGACGCCGCCGGGCCGGCCGTTGCCGCGAGCGACCCCGTCCACGCCCTGGCGGTCCTGCGGCAGGGGCAGGCCAACCGCTCCCTGCTGCGCCTGCGGCTGGCGGGACCCGACGGCGAGGTCCAGGACAGGCGGGTGCGAGTGCGCTCCGTCGAGCCCGGGCGGGTCAGGCTCGCCGATGTCGCGCGCGAGACCGAGTTAACCGTCGCCGTCCACCGCATCGTCTCCGTGGAGCCGCTCAGCCGGGACTGA
- a CDS encoding DUF3027 domain-containing protein — translation MTGTESAVAGATSPEMSATPQSPEAPEVPRGSVGTAADPATAALVRGGSLPTASQAALAAKDRTLTSATAVELARTALMEITIPETIGAHTAARADAERLVTHLFECTLAGYSGWRWAVTMSRAPRSRTATVVELELLPGEDALLAPVWVPWADRLAPGDVSRSDRLPLRETDERLEPGWEATGDEEGDRVALDELDLGRARVLSPEGVQRAAQRWYDGDHGPHADGVRKAHATCSTCGFFIPMAGPFRQAFGICANEWAPDDGVVVSLDHGCGAHSETDVPDQGPEWPVTPSRVDEGRIEVVASDGQDLRGGVPLDEIAGGAVEEAAVPAAEGSAEDAAAEPAADEASQAPQAPVGAAPGADPTVDDAPGTADAGEDRAVAARDAVAGLADELGQERSAAPAGPDAEEEAADSVAGVNSLADLEALMPTRA, via the coding sequence GTGACTGGAACCGAGAGCGCCGTGGCAGGCGCGACCTCCCCCGAGATGAGCGCGACCCCGCAGAGCCCTGAGGCCCCCGAGGTCCCCCGGGGGAGCGTCGGGACCGCCGCCGACCCCGCCACCGCCGCCCTGGTCCGCGGGGGCTCGCTGCCCACGGCGTCCCAGGCCGCCCTCGCCGCCAAGGACCGCACGCTGACCAGCGCGACCGCCGTCGAGCTCGCGCGGACCGCCCTCATGGAGATCACGATCCCCGAGACCATCGGGGCCCACACAGCCGCCCGCGCGGACGCCGAGCGCCTCGTCACCCACCTCTTCGAGTGCACCCTGGCCGGCTACAGCGGCTGGCGCTGGGCCGTCACGATGAGCCGCGCGCCGCGCTCGCGGACGGCCACCGTGGTCGAGCTCGAGTTGCTGCCCGGCGAGGACGCGCTCCTCGCCCCCGTGTGGGTGCCCTGGGCGGACCGCCTGGCCCCCGGGGATGTCAGCCGCTCCGACCGGCTCCCCTTGCGCGAGACCGACGAGCGCCTTGAGCCGGGCTGGGAAGCCACTGGCGACGAGGAGGGAGACAGGGTCGCCCTCGATGAGCTCGACCTCGGGCGCGCGCGGGTCCTCAGCCCCGAGGGCGTCCAGCGCGCCGCCCAGCGCTGGTACGACGGCGATCACGGCCCCCATGCCGACGGTGTCCGCAAGGCCCACGCCACCTGCTCCACATGCGGCTTCTTCATCCCCATGGCGGGGCCCTTCCGGCAGGCCTTCGGGATCTGCGCCAACGAGTGGGCCCCCGACGACGGCGTCGTCGTCTCCCTCGACCACGGCTGCGGCGCCCACTCCGAGACCGATGTGCCCGACCAGGGGCCGGAGTGGCCGGTGACGCCCTCGCGCGTCGACGAGGGCCGCATCGAGGTCGTCGCCTCCGACGGCCAGGACCTGCGCGGGGGCGTTCCGTTGGACGAGATCGCCGGGGGTGCCGTCGAGGAGGCGGCGGTGCCCGCCGCCGAGGGCTCCGCCGAGGATGCTGCCGCGGAACCCGCCGCTGATGAGGCCTCGCAGGCCCCGCAGGCCCCCGTCGGCGCCGCGCCCGGGGCGGATCCGACGGTCGATGACGCGCCGGGGACCGCTGATGCCGGCGAGGACCGCGCCGTCGCCGCGCGCGACGCTGTCGCGGGCCTGGCCGACGAACTCGGCCAGGAGCGCTCCGCCGCGCCCGCCGGGCCCGATGCCGAGGAAGAGGCGGCTGACTCAGTGGCCGGCGTGAACAGCCTCGCCGACCTTGAGGCCCTCATGCCCACCCGCGCCTGA